In Patagioenas fasciata isolate bPatFas1 chromosome 11, bPatFas1.hap1, whole genome shotgun sequence, the following proteins share a genomic window:
- the NALF2 gene encoding NALCN channel auxiliary factor 2 isoform X1 — MIRGAWMYPRGGAGGGAVCCAPRRSDKPVADPERAQKWRLSLASLLFFTVLLSDHLWLCAGAKLRARERSGAGRARSRGPRALLAAEPAGGSCEALLGNLSRAPGPAGPCPAARGDLDSACARLHALQRPRGSLAGAPLRSPPAAAVVAPFFASPSSKRTFLQAYFRNFNLSFCDTYTIWDLLREMAGPDGLDCSVDNLMVDLMVAAAGALGGEACSSCVQAYQRLDQHAQEKYEEFDLLLEKYLQSEEYSVRSCLTDCKAVYKAWLCSEYFNVTQQQCRQRIPCKQYCLEVQTRCPFVLPDNDELIYGGLPGFICTGLLENPLPDEEAKCCEVQWDSCDHPPDSSDNTSPQSTASESLHFHRHDPHLHHQRHNHYHLYHHHHHHQYHQPRSPSLLPVSAGSRLGSSRIRLCVLVLMLLHTMVSFSSVHGGAAGGGLSLESLPALEESVARDE, encoded by the exons aTGATCCGCGGCGCCTGGATGTACCCCCGCGGGGGCGCCGGCGGCGGGGCGGTGTGCTGCGCGCCGCGCCGCAGCGACAAGCCGGTGGCCGACCCCGAGCGGGCGCAGAAATGGCGCCTCTCGTTGGCTTCGCTCCTCTTCTTCACCGTCCTCCTCTCCGACCATCTGTGGCTCTGCGCCGGGGCCAAGCTGCGGGCGCGGGAGCGGAGCGGCGCCGGGCGGGCGCGGAGCCGCGGGCCGCGGGCCCTGCTGGCGGCCGAGCCGGCGGGCGGCAGCTGCGAGGCCTTGCTGGGGAACCTCAGCcgggcccccggccccgccggcccctgcCCCGCCGCCCGCGGCGACCTGGACTCGGCCTGCGCCCGGCTGCACGCCCTGCAGCGGCCGCGGGGCTCCCTGGCCGGGGCTCCCCTCCgctcgccccccgccgccgccgtcgTCGCCCCCTTCTTCGCCTCTCCCTCCTCCAAGAGGACCTTCCTGCAGGCTTACTTTAGGAACTTCAACCTCTCCTTTTGTGATACTTACACGATCTGGGACCTGCTGCGGGAGATGGCCGGCCCGGATGGCCTGGACTGCAGCGTGGACAACCTCATGGTGGACTTGATGGTGGCGGCGGCCGGGGCGCTGGGCGGGGAGGCCTGTAGCAGCTGCGTCCAGGCGTACCAGCGGCTGGACCAACACGCTCAGGAAAAATACGAGGAGTTCGACCTCTTGCTGGAGAAGTACTTGCAATCGGAAGAGTACTCGGTCAGATCCTGCCTGACAGACTGCAAG GCTGTCTACAAGGCCTGGCTGTGCTCCGAGTACTTCAACGTGACCCAACAGCAGTGCCGGCAGCGGATCCCATGCAAGCAATACTGCCTGGAGGTGCAGACCAGGTGCCCGTTCGTGTTACCGGACAATGACGAGCTGATCTATGGAGGTTTGCCTGGCTTCATCTGTACGG GGCTGCTGGAGAACCCACTGCCCGACGAGGAGGCCAAGTGCTGCGAGGTGCAATGGGACTCCTGCGACCACCCCCCAGACAGCAGCGACAACACATCCCCCCAGTCCACAGCCTCCGAGTCCCTCCATTTCCACCGCCACGACCCCCACCTCCATCACCAGCGGCACAACCACTACCACctctaccaccaccaccaccaccaccagtaccaccagccccgctccccgtCCTTGCTGCCGGTCTCCGCAGGGTCTCGCCTCGGCAGCAGCAGGATCAGGCTCTGCGTGCTGGTCCTGATGCTTCTCCACACCATGGTGTCCTTCTCCAGCGTGCACGGTGGGGCGGCCGGCGGGGGGCTCAGCCTGGAGAGCCTCCCTGCCCTGGAAGAGAGCGTGGCAAGGGACGAGTGA
- the NALF2 gene encoding NALCN channel auxiliary factor 2 isoform X2, with protein MIRGAWMYPRGGAGGGAVCCAPRRSDKPVADPERAQKWRLSLASLLFFTVLLSDHLWLCAGAKLRARERSGAGRARSRGPRALLAAEPAGGSCEALLGNLSRAPGPAGPCPAARGDLDSACARLHALQRPRGSLAGAPLRSPPAAAVVAPFFASPSSKRTFLQAYFRNFNLSFCDTYTIWDLLREMAGPDGLDCSVDNLMVDLMVAAAGALGGEACSSCVQAYQRLDQHAQEKYEEFDLLLEKYLQSEEYSVRSCLTDCKAVYKAWLCSEYFNVTQQQCRQRIPCKQYCLEVQTRCPFVLPDNDELIYGGLLENPLPDEEAKCCEVQWDSCDHPPDSSDNTSPQSTASESLHFHRHDPHLHHQRHNHYHLYHHHHHHQYHQPRSPSLLPVSAGSRLGSSRIRLCVLVLMLLHTMVSFSSVHGGAAGGGLSLESLPALEESVARDE; from the exons aTGATCCGCGGCGCCTGGATGTACCCCCGCGGGGGCGCCGGCGGCGGGGCGGTGTGCTGCGCGCCGCGCCGCAGCGACAAGCCGGTGGCCGACCCCGAGCGGGCGCAGAAATGGCGCCTCTCGTTGGCTTCGCTCCTCTTCTTCACCGTCCTCCTCTCCGACCATCTGTGGCTCTGCGCCGGGGCCAAGCTGCGGGCGCGGGAGCGGAGCGGCGCCGGGCGGGCGCGGAGCCGCGGGCCGCGGGCCCTGCTGGCGGCCGAGCCGGCGGGCGGCAGCTGCGAGGCCTTGCTGGGGAACCTCAGCcgggcccccggccccgccggcccctgcCCCGCCGCCCGCGGCGACCTGGACTCGGCCTGCGCCCGGCTGCACGCCCTGCAGCGGCCGCGGGGCTCCCTGGCCGGGGCTCCCCTCCgctcgccccccgccgccgccgtcgTCGCCCCCTTCTTCGCCTCTCCCTCCTCCAAGAGGACCTTCCTGCAGGCTTACTTTAGGAACTTCAACCTCTCCTTTTGTGATACTTACACGATCTGGGACCTGCTGCGGGAGATGGCCGGCCCGGATGGCCTGGACTGCAGCGTGGACAACCTCATGGTGGACTTGATGGTGGCGGCGGCCGGGGCGCTGGGCGGGGAGGCCTGTAGCAGCTGCGTCCAGGCGTACCAGCGGCTGGACCAACACGCTCAGGAAAAATACGAGGAGTTCGACCTCTTGCTGGAGAAGTACTTGCAATCGGAAGAGTACTCGGTCAGATCCTGCCTGACAGACTGCAAG GCTGTCTACAAGGCCTGGCTGTGCTCCGAGTACTTCAACGTGACCCAACAGCAGTGCCGGCAGCGGATCCCATGCAAGCAATACTGCCTGGAGGTGCAGACCAGGTGCCCGTTCGTGTTACCGGACAATGACGAGCTGATCTATGGAG GGCTGCTGGAGAACCCACTGCCCGACGAGGAGGCCAAGTGCTGCGAGGTGCAATGGGACTCCTGCGACCACCCCCCAGACAGCAGCGACAACACATCCCCCCAGTCCACAGCCTCCGAGTCCCTCCATTTCCACCGCCACGACCCCCACCTCCATCACCAGCGGCACAACCACTACCACctctaccaccaccaccaccaccaccagtaccaccagccccgctccccgtCCTTGCTGCCGGTCTCCGCAGGGTCTCGCCTCGGCAGCAGCAGGATCAGGCTCTGCGTGCTGGTCCTGATGCTTCTCCACACCATGGTGTCCTTCTCCAGCGTGCACGGTGGGGCGGCCGGCGGGGGGCTCAGCCTGGAGAGCCTCCCTGCCCTGGAAGAGAGCGTGGCAAGGGACGAGTGA